ATAGGAAAGAAGAATAAGTATGGAATATTTTGTCCCTCACACAAACACCTTGCTATTCACTTTCTGGTTATTTTTCACAAGTGGTTGTTGCTAAACATGCCCAATGAATTTCAGCCACATTTGAGATTCAGTTAATGTTTAAATTTTCCAGCAATGATAGAAGCAGACATCCTTACCATAGCTGCTCTTTGCTGGCAAATCAGGTTTGGGTCTTTTCTCCCAGATTTGCACAGACCCATCTGGCAGGAGGTGTTTGCTAAGGATGCACTGTGCACCAGGTTTGAACCTTGTAAATAAACAGCAACATGGACAAATTTGAGATTGCATTCACAGTTTTAGGCATTCTTTCTGTTCACGTGGCTGGCACCTGCACCAgctttttgggggatttttctggCAGAATTTTTGTTCGTTTGTGGCTGTTAGTATAATGCTCTGGGGCATATCTGTGCATTTTGCCAGTTTTCATCAAATTTATTGGTGGAGGCATGTCAGCCTACACCATCTGCATCCCAAAAATTGGTGGTGTGCTGGATTAGACACAGCATTGCACTCCAGGTGCTTTCCTTGGCACTTGGcctcagcagcagtggctggaacAGTTCTGTGTTTGCCCTATTTTcacctttcttctttctttgtgtATGTTCTCTCCAGTTTTGACCCACAGAAATTCAGGGATTTCCAGTCACTTGCTGCCTTTTGAATGTTGATTCAGTAGCTGATAGAACATTAGGCCAGGCCAGGGTGTCTCTGTGGGTGTTTACATATTTGGGTCAGCTGTACAGATGCCAGAAACTGTTATTCTGAAGTAAATTGAATAGGATAGATCTCCCCAATGTTATGTATTTCAAATTCTTATATTGCTGAAACCCATGGCATTTCTGCATGATTCTGCCTCTCTTTATTGGAAGTGTACTTTTTTGATGTCTTTAATTTTAGCTTAGAGCTTTTCTTACATAGAACTTCCCATAACCTTCTTATATTCATGAAGGTGATAAGCAGTTTAGTTCTTCTGCTCTTCATCCCTCTTTGTTTTACATCCTCTGACCATGTATTCATATTGTTCCTCTGACTATATATACCATATTGTTCTCTGTAGAAATGGGGTTTTTCTAAATCTGCAAAAGCTGTCTTGTGGAAGTATTGGGCATTGAGTCTGGACAATTTTAAATTGTCCTAGAGAGTCTCCTGGAGCATCAGATTCCTcaggagaaggacttgggagGTGCTGATGGATGAAAAACTAATATGACCCAGCagtgtgcactcacagcccagaaccCCTCTGAGTGCTGGGGTCTGGGGGGTTCTGCccatctgccctgctcaggtgagaccccacctgcagagctgcctccagccctgaggcACAAGAAGGACATTCCtttggagagagtccagaggaggccacaaagatgctcccagggctggagtccctctgctctggagcctggctgggagagctggggatgttcagctggagaagaggatCCAGGGAGatctcagagccccttccagtgcctaaagagATCTGGAAAGGGACTTTGGAAAAGagactgcagtgacaggacaagggaatggcttcccattGCCAGAGGGCAGAGATGGATAGGATATTGGGGGGGAAttattccctgtgagggtgggcaggccctggcacagatgcccagagaaattgtggctgcccctggatccctggcagtgcccaaggccaggttggacagggcttggaacagcccggaatagtggaaggtgtccctgcccgtggcaggggtggaatgagatgggcttcAAGGTCCCTTGCAACCCAGACTCACTCTGGAAGTAAGATCACTTACAGAGCCCCAGTaccacacagctctgtgctctggagaGTGACTGCAATACCCAAAATGCCAGTGCACTTGTGCTGTGGTGTTATCAGAGTGAGTCATTCTGGGTGCATTACTGAAAGAAAAGGTGCtaccattaaaataaattaaaaatgcttctaCCCATGGCACTTTACTTGAAATATATGTAGCTATATCATCTGAAATACCCATTGGCATTCTCTTAGTTATAAAGCTCAGATTCACagtagaaataaatgttttaagatCAACAGAGCACCAGGCAACTTGTTTCCTTTTCAGCAGTACTTAAGGCAGTGACTGTACACATACCTGGTGTGTGTGTTCCAGCCTGGCAAGTTACATCAGAAGCATTTCAGTGGGTTATTCCAAGTCTGTGGAGAGTGCTAGGAATTAATTACTTGGGTTCTTAGTTATAGAAGCAAAAATCAAACACTGATGTAGGGGCTGGATCttaattgcaattatttttctttcagttcttcAGAATCACGTCCAGCTGGCCTGGAGGAGAGTGATCAGTCGTCGATGTCTGGAGACCAAGGAATGAATTTAGATAAGTCAGGCTCTAAACTCTCAGACTTTGCAAGTAGGCCACCAGGTAGTAGGATTTTTCTGTGATTATCTGAATGTAATAACTATAGGAGAGCTTTTAACAATCTTTGTGACagttctattttatttatgctaTCACATATTCAAGTGTGATTTCCTTCTAGTAAGTAATTGGTACCATTGTTTAAGTGTTTTCTTTGGGTTAGCTTGAAATGAAGAGTTAGCCTCATTCTCATTTAACATCCTGCAGGTATCATACTGAGTACTGTAGCATTATTCAGCAGTAACATAACTGatagaaatgtatttcttcAGCTAGAGAAACTACTACAGGTTGTAGTTGGAATGATTCTTTGCATGTAGAGAGATTAAATCTAAACTCTGCAATAGGATTTATATTATAAACCACATTAGAGTGTTTTTGGCTGAGTAACACATGGCAGATTCTACTGTGTACTCAAGAAAATGTCAGGTCTGTGGCAGATGTGCTGGTCCATGGGGGCTGTCAAACTCTGAAGCTACTTTTAAGGAGGAATAATTAGTGAAAGTCCAACTCTGCATTCATTAGTGAAAAGAAGCCCATGGGCAGTTGCAAAGACTTGTCAGGTGGTGTGAACCTGGGTTAGTAGCTGATATAACACACTAAGAGATCTCCAGTTAAACCTCATGCAAGTCATACATTAAGTAAAACTATTTTTACGAATTAAGTAAAATCTTTGGCTTTGTTTGTAAAGCCTGTTTTGTTCATGTGGCTCTCATCCAAGATAAACACGCTCCAGGCTCTACTTTCTATCCAATCCTGTTTTACAGAAATTGTGCTTCCTCTGGTCTTTGGTTGGTTGTAATGCTTGTGTCATCCTGTTGCCTTAGGTTATCCATCTCAGCCAGTGGAGCAAAGGCCTCTTCAGCAGATGCCacctcagctcctgccacacacgcagcagccccagccccagcagcagccccaggcagccccacagcagggccaggcaccCTCCCAGAcgccacagcagcagcagatgatgatgatgctgaTGATGCAGCAGGATCCCAAATCAGTCAGGCTGCCTGTGGCCCAGGGGGTTCACCCCCCCCGGGGGCCCCTGAACCCAGATGCGCCGCGGATGCCGATGCAGCAGAGCGGGAACGTGCCGGTGATGGTGAACCTCCAGGGGCCCGTGCCTCCATCTCCTGACAAACAGAGGATGGCCCTGCCAGGCAATCCTCCTCTGGGAAACAATGCAAGAAAAATGGTTTATCCAGATAATGTACAAAATCCTTCCAGCTCGCCCCTCAGAGAGGTGTCATCAGTATCCTCTCTTCCAGAAGGAGGTGGAGCTGAGGGCCCTCCAGCATCAGGAGCTCAGAATAATGTGACATCTCATTTAGTAGTTTCACAGAACCAGTTAATGATGACAGGACCTAAGCCTGGACCATCCCCACTTTCAGCTGCCCAAGGTGCAAGTCCCCAGCAGCAGTCTAGTTCTCTGTCTAGTGCTCTTACTCACCATTTTCCAAGTGTTGCTGCCCCATCACAAACTTCAAGGcctaaaaccccaaacagaGCCAGCCCAAGGCCATATTACCCTCAGACTCCTAACAACCGtccacccagcacagagccctcagAAATTAGCCTGTCACCAGAGAGGCTCAATGCTTCTATTGCTGGTCTGTTCCCTCCCCAGATCAATATTCCTTTACCTCCCAGGCCTAATCTCAATAGAGGATTTGATCAGCAGGGTCTGAATCCCACTACTTTAAAGGCCATTGGACAAGCCCCATCAAATCTCACAATTAACAATCAGTCCAGTTTCACTGCCTCACAGTCACACAAGTTGGAAAGTGTGGTCATTAATTCGGGCAAACAGACCAATGCTGGAGGAACAAAGAGAGCAAGCCCAAGTAATAGTCGAAGGTCCAGTCCTGGATCCAGTAGGAAAACTACACCAAGCCCTGGCAGACAGAATTCAAAAGCAGCTAAATTATCACTGACAACTCAGCAGAATCCATCTCTCTTGCAGAACATGGAATTACAGAGAAATGTGATGTCTGGTCCCTCTTCTTTGCCGACACCCGTGACCACAAGTTTTCAAACCAGCTCCATGCTAAGTAACCAGAGTCCTGCAGTTTCTGTACCTGCTGTGACTGGCATTCCTGAAGACAATAAGGACAGCCTTAGTGTGCCTCAAGATACAGAGAGTCAAAGTGCACAAGGTGTCCAAGGTAGCAAGGACCAGCCCAGTATGGAACTGAAAGGTGTCCCTACTTCAGAAATGAAAGTGCTGGTTCCTGAGGAGCAGGCAAAAAAAGATGGGCAAGCCTTAGATAGCAGTAAGCTCCCAGTCATGGAGGAAAGTAAAGCCATGGTATCTCCAGCTATGAGGGAGGCACCAACTTCTCTAAGTCAACTTCTTGACAATTCTGGAGCTCCTAATGTGACCATTAAGCCCCCTGGGCTGACTGGTCTTGACATGGCACCAGCAGTCCCCGCTGGTGAGGAACTGAAGAAGATAGCTGTCATTCCTCCACTGCAGGATGCATCCTTGAGCAAGGAGCCATCTAACTCACTTAGCCTGCCTCAAAATAACGAGGCCTGTCCAAATCCAGGGCACCAGGAACTGGGAGAAGTAAATGCAAGTGTGGCACAGAGTGCTCCTCCAGTAATGCAGAGGCCTGTTAGCTCTTCTTCTATTTCAGGTCCTTTACCCCCTAACCAGATAACAGTTTTTGTGACTTCCAACCCTATTACATCTGCTGCTAATACATCAGCTCCATTGCCATCCCACTTGCAATCTGCATTAGTATCCACTGTTGTCACCATGCCCAACGTGGGGAGCAAAGTGATGGTTTCAGAGGGGCAGTCGGCAGCTCAGTCCAACGCCCGGCCACAGTTCATCACACCTGTGTTTATAAACTCATCCTCAATCATCCAAGTGATGAAGGGCTCTCAGTCCAGCAcgattccagcagctcccatgaCTTCTAACTCAAGCCTGATGCCTCAGTCAGTCGCAGTCGTTGGTCCCTTGCATCTCCCACAGAATATCAAGTTTTCCTCTGGGCCCACTCCTCCCAGCACCTCATCCACCAGTCCTGTGTCCAGTATTCCCACCAGCAGATCACTCGTTCTGAATCCCCTGGCATCTCCTGTCCAGCTGCCTTCttccactgcagctccttccagtgCTCCTTCCCAGCTTCCTGCTCAGCCAGCCAAGGACTTCAGCCCGGAGGAGGCTGCCCAAGGCGCAGGGCCGGctgagcagtgccctgtgccagcagcccagtCGGGACCTGTTGTTTCCCCTCTGCTCACGAGCAGCCCGGGCTCTGGGAACAGACGCAGTCCTGTTTCATCCAgcaagggaaaggggaaggtAGACAAGATtggccagctcctgctgactAAAGCGTGCAAGAAGGTCACTGGCTCCCTGGAGAAAGGGGAAGAGCAGTATGCTTTGGATGGAGAAACAGAAGGTCAGGGACTAGAAACGCCGGTCCCAAATAGTTTGGGAACAGAGCAACCACCAGCAGAACTCGATAACAAAAGCGGGACACCTCCAGCACCCAGTCTTACAAAACAGAGCACTTCGGTGCCCGGCAGCTCGAGCCTCAGCCCCGCGGCGGCCGCTCCCTCCTGCGCGTCCCCGGGCGCGGCCCCTGCGGCCGGAgcggccccggcagcgccggAGCCCGCGGGCCCAGGCGGCACCGGCAGCGCCACCGGTACCGGCACCGGTACCGGCACCGGTACCGGCAGCGGCAGCGACCCCGGCGCGGGCCCGGAGCCGAGCGGGCCCGAGGAGAAGCCCGCAGCACCGccggagctgctgcagagcgCGGGTGAGTGCGGGGCTCGGGGGTGGGGGTGGCTCCGGCACATCCCGGCGCGGGTGAGTgcgggctcggggctcggggctcggggctcaGGGGACTCGGGCAGAGCGCAGGTGAGTGCGGAGCTCGGGGCTCAGGGGACTCGGGCAGAGCACAGGTGAgtgcggggctcggggctcgggggACTCGGGCAGAGCACAGGTGAGTGCGGGGCTCGGGGGACTCGGGCAGAGCGCAGGTGAgtgcggggctcggggctcgggggACTCGGGCAGAGCGCAGGTGAgtgcggggctcggggctcgggggACTCGGGCAGAGCGCAGGTGAGTGCGGGGCTCGGGGGACTCGGGCAGAGCGCAGGTGAGTGCGGGGCTCGGGGGACTCGGGCAGAGCACAGGTGAgtgcggggctcggggctcgggggACTCGGGCAGAGCGCAGGTGAGTGCGGGGCTCGGGGAGCAGGATGGCTCCGGCAGAGCACAGGTGAGTGCGGGGCTCGGGGGCGGGGTTGCTCCCGCACATCCCGGCGCTGCTCTCCCCGCGCTGCcgcccaggctggcagctgctttTGTGTTTCCAACAGCTGAGTGATACACTTGTGTTCGCCAAGATTCGAGTTCCAGATGTTCTATTTCACTctccattttctgcttcagtgGGGTATTTGTCATGAGTATATGATTCTGTAACTTCATGTAACTGTTGGaagcaaggaagaaaagtgGATGTATCAGTAATGACAAATACTTAGGGTCCCTTTTATACTGGCAGATACACTGGTATTCTGCTTTGGTCTTGCCAcagtctttctttttattttataaattatttcaatttgtTGACTTAATTATGATATTTTGAATTAATCCTAATAATGCTATTTCCCTCTCTGAATAACCTTCATTCTCTAGGGAAATTGCTGAATAACCTccagaacagaaggaaaaaaaccaatccaCACCAAACCCCCATTTGCCTAGAGAAAAACTTAAATGCtcatttcagagaaattaatgaaaaagttAACTGCATTCAGTTTTCAAACATCTGAGCTATTTTAATTTAAGCATCTGGCAGATTTTATATCTGACACTGATGCTATTTCTTGATACCAGTTTTAATTTACTGAATCTGATGTGGTTATAAACATATCACTCTTGAAGTGAGCTGAGTATTGTGCTTTTCAACATGAATTAGACACAGAAGATAAAATCATGGATGATGAAATCCACAAAGTCAGGGGAACTGACTGAAAACTTCAGCCTCAGAGTGACTTTCCCCTGGCTGTTGGATGTAGCTGTATGCCACTGGAAAATGGAAGCTTCCTTTGAGCTTCATGGAAGGAATTCTGACTTTCTAGAAAGTGATAGTCTTTAAGcagaaatgttaaattttttGTCTTCCTGTTCTGTGTTAAGTTCACTATCACACAAAAGACTAGAAAACATTAGcccaataaaaattatttttccatctaATGTTTTTTACTTGGCAACCTAAGAAAGGTTAAGTCATCATCTTACTGCCAAAGGCCTTCAAGGGCAACTCTGGAGCATCTTGTGCACTTCACTTGAGAGAGTGAGGGCACtgattcattaaaaatacactaTTTTCCCCCAGAATCTCCTTTGagatgaacattttaaaaaaggagacTAAACTATTGAAATGTTGGGATTTCCTTTAATGATACAGTCTGCTGGAAACCTGTTACCTTTAAAGATGTTTGTGATACTTCATTTCATCACTCATTCTAGTTTGAGAAAACTTGCTGGGGATAGTTTTGCCAAAGTTTGTTTTGAAAAGGGGGGAGGTGTGTGTGATGGGAGGGAAGTGGAGGGTATATTAAAAATTGCATCTGTAAAGGGCAAAGTGAAGTCAGTTGGGAGAGAGAGCATTTTGTAGCAGCCTGATCACACAGCAGGAACTACTTCACTTCTTTTGACAATAATGTGTTGTTTTTCCTCCACTTTTATTCTAGCATCCTCTCAAcatttaacacagaaaaaaagttcAGTTGCAACATCAGAAAGTACTGTTCAAAGAACAGGTAAATCTTcctttggaaaagcagaataGAGGTGAACTAAGTCCTTTATGTTTGGaactgaaaatgtgtttgtttgaATGCATATTCAGTGGTCACTAACACACTGGGTATTTGGGGGTTGGGTAGggcttttattattatttgtggttttgggattgtttttctttgccaGTTACATTGTGCTTTGGTAGTGTCCAAAGCCTTGTGGGAGATTCAGGATGGGGTcaagtaaaaaatgaaaaaatccccaaagaagATTTCAGATATTCAGTGATAAATTGGAGGCACTGGATTTGTAACAATACATTATGTTTGAATTTCAAAGTTCTATGCAGAGCTAATGAGAGGGGTGTTTCTTTCATTGTACCCTTCTGAATATACAAATATGTTCATGACATGCTTGGGGTGTGTTTTAGAGTTgtaatcctttttttttgtgttcaacTTTTAATGCCTCCCAGTAGTGTTTCAGGGTGGAGCCCTCCTGGCAgatgctttgtgctgctgccatctATTATCATGGTGTTTCACCATCAGTTCTGGGCTGTTTTACCAAAGGGATTCCCAGGTTGAGTAGGAAAAACAGATAGATGTGGGCTGCTTATGGGAAGTGCCACTCTCCATCCATTTGCCATCTCTATTCTGATTAGAAATAGggttttcagaaagaaaaaattgtatGAAATTGTTTGCTTTGAATTTCCACTAAGACAAAGGTGGTCATGCACCCTTGTTTTTTCACACCCAACTCcttgccctgtgctgctgtgactgtACTGGGGGTTCCTGCTCAGGGAAGCACTGATGCTATCCATTTTCTTGCTGTTGGTTTAAATTTTGGGTGGGAAGAAAGGTAACTCCTTTCATTGCTTAGTCTGTTCTTCCTTTGTTGCCAAGACCAGGCAGTGCTATAAGAGGCTGATGTTCCAACACTGCAAATTCATCCTGAGAGGACAGACATTACCCATTCTCTTACTGTTTTTAATGCCTCTGTTGTTCTTCATGCACACTCTAGCAAACTTTGGGGCCTAAATTGCTGTCAAAGGCAAAGCCCCAGTTTGTGTCCCACTGGCCCCAAGTTTGAGGGGGGATTGAGCTGGACAATGGGACAAAGCACAGGGAGTTCACCCCTGACATTGCAATGGTAATC
Above is a genomic segment from Oenanthe melanoleuca isolate GR-GAL-2019-014 chromosome 20, OMel1.0, whole genome shotgun sequence containing:
- the NCOA6 gene encoding nuclear receptor coactivator 6 isoform X2, with product MVLDDLPNLKDTYASMYSSAMEDLEVDFDSGLEEDELKQEAAPGDSTIFVAFKGNISDRDFEQKLDTILKNVPSLLHMESNKLKVQKIEPWNSVRVTFNIPREAAERLRILAQSNNQQLRDLGILSVQIEGEGAINLALAQSRSQDVRINGPLGASAGMRMDTGFPLQGGPGLIRMGNAAAVMMSQGGNVPSSMVASGASAELQPRTPRPSSQPDAMDPLLSGLNIQQQNHPSGSLAPQLHSMQSVPVNRQMNSANFQQLQQQQQLQNRPPQPHQQPQQGIRPSFTSPAQVPVPPGWNQLPSGALQPPPTQGALGTLTVNQAWKKASLPGQMQQQLQARPSLATVQTPTHPPPPYPFGSQQASQAHSNFPQMSNPGQFTAPQMKSLQGGPSRVPTPLQQPHLTNKSPASSPSSFQQGSPASSPTVNQTQQQLGPRPPQSSTLPQGFQQPVTSPSRNPMVQQGNLPPNFMVMQQQNQGPQGLHPGLGGMAKRLPPGFPAGQANQNFLQGQVPSTAPGTAGNSGAPQLQTSQSVQHTGGQGSGPPQTQLQAAHGPPNMMQTNLMGLHGNMNNQQAGASGVPQVNMGNMQGQPQQGPQSQLMGMHQQIVSSQGQMVNIQAQGSLNPQNQMILSRTQLMPQGQMMVTPQNQNLGPSPQRMTPPKQMIPQQGQQMLSTHNQMMGPQGQVMLQQNSMMEQMMTTQMQGNKQPFNTQNQSNVMTGPAQLMRGPTPNMQGNMVQFTGQMMAQQGPVNGNPSQVMGMQGQVLRPTGPGPHISQQLGDTATTTNSDGNLTQMLPEVPVQQPNMVPSHMQGMQGNNNASGSHFSGHGLPFNTGFSGTPNGNQVSCGQNPVFPVNKDVTLTSPLLVNLLQSDISAGHFGVNNKQNNQNASKPKKKKPPRKKKNNQQLEQTTSSESRPAGLEESDQSSMSGDQGMNLDKSGSKLSDFASRPPGYPSQPVEQRPLQQMPPQLLPHTQQPQPQQQPQAAPQQGQAPSQTPQQQQMMMMLMMQQDPKSVRLPVAQGVHPPRGPLNPDAPRMPMQQSGNVPVMVNLQGPVPPSPDKQRMALPGNPPLGNNARKMVYPDNVQNPSSSPLREVSSVSSLPEGGGAEGPPASGAQNNVTSHLVVSQNQLMMTGPKPGPSPLSAAQGASPQQQSSSLSSALTHHFPSVAAPSQTSRPKTPNRASPRPYYPQTPNNRPPSTEPSEISLSPERLNASIAGLFPPQINIPLPPRPNLNRGFDQQGLNPTTLKAIGQAPSNLTINNQSSFTASQSHKLESVVINSGKQTNAGGTKRASPSNSRRSSPGSSRKTTPSPGRQNSKAAKLSLTTQQNPSLLQNMELQRNVMSGPSSLPTPVTTSFQTSSMLSNQSPAVSVPAVTGIPEDNKDSLSVPQDTESQSAQGVQGSKDQPSMELKGVPTSEMKVLVPEEQAKKDGQALDSSKLPVMEESKAMVSPAMREAPTSLSQLLDNSGAPNVTIKPPGLTGLDMAPAVPAGEELKKIAVIPPLQDASLSKEPSNSLSLPQNNEACPNPGHQELGEVNASVAQSAPPVMQRPVSSSSISGPLPPNQITVFVTSNPITSAANTSAPLPSHLQSALVSTVVTMPNVGSKVMVSEGQSAAQSNARPQFITPVFINSSSIIQVMKGSQSSTIPAAPMTSNSSLMPQSVAVVGPLHLPQNIKFSSGPTPPSTSSTSPVSSIPTSRSLVLNPLASPVQLPSSTAAPSSAPSQLPAQPAKDFSPEEAAQGAGPAEQCPVPAAQSGPVVSPLLTSSPGSGNRRSPVSSSKGKGKVDKIGQLLLTKACKKVTGSLEKGEEQYALDGETEGQGLETPVPNSLGTEQPPAELDNKSGTPPAPSLTKQSTSVPGSSSLSPAAAAPSCASPGAAPAAGAAPAAPEPAGPGGTGSATGTGTGTGTGTGSGSDPGAGPEPSGPEEKPAAPPELLQSAASSQHLTQKKSSVATSESTVQRTELETNAAVVAGQRVSFSSANSPELVPVGPSSSLSDLHRKT